From a single Aestuariibius sp. HNIBRBA575 genomic region:
- a CDS encoding alpha/beta fold hydrolase has product METAPLFDDVADGPNGGAAHWLTTADGLRIRVGHWHVDNAKGTVLLFPGRTEYVEKYGRAAKELADRGYATVSIDWRGQGIAARMHNNPALGHVQQFTDYQHDVAAVLDHVRALNLPEPLFLLAHSMGGAIGLRAVMEGLPVKAAAFSAPMWGIGLSASLRPLAWAVSSLSKPLGFSNAIAPGQSEQTYVMRAPFDANSLTSDREMYDYMQSQLAAHPDLALGGPTLNWLNESLIETRDLAARPAPDLPCITFLGSDEDIVETGRIQSRMQNWNNGELVLIDKGRHEVMMETPSIRSQVFDQTAAHFDRFH; this is encoded by the coding sequence ATGGAAACTGCACCTCTTTTTGATGATGTCGCTGACGGACCCAATGGGGGGGCAGCCCATTGGCTGACCACTGCTGATGGCCTGCGGATACGTGTGGGCCATTGGCATGTCGACAACGCCAAGGGAACGGTTCTGCTGTTTCCGGGGCGGACAGAATATGTCGAAAAATACGGTCGCGCGGCCAAGGAATTGGCTGATCGCGGCTATGCCACCGTGTCGATTGACTGGCGTGGTCAAGGCATTGCTGCGCGGATGCATAACAACCCCGCGCTTGGTCATGTGCAGCAGTTTACGGATTACCAGCATGATGTCGCCGCCGTTTTGGACCATGTACGTGCGTTGAACCTGCCGGAACCCCTGTTTCTACTGGCCCATTCCATGGGGGGTGCGATCGGTTTGCGCGCCGTCATGGAAGGTTTGCCCGTCAAAGCCGCGGCCTTTTCTGCGCCGATGTGGGGCATTGGCCTGTCCGCGTCACTGCGCCCTCTGGCATGGGCGGTTTCCAGCCTGTCCAAGCCACTTGGGTTTTCCAACGCGATTGCCCCGGGGCAAAGCGAACAAACCTATGTAATGCGCGCCCCATTTGATGCCAATTCTCTGACATCGGATCGTGAAATGTATGATTACATGCAATCGCAACTGGCCGCGCATCCTGATCTCGCTCTTGGGGGGCCGACATTGAATTGGCTGAATGAATCCCTGATTGAAACCCGTGATCTGGCCGCCCGCCCTGCCCCGGATCTGCCTTGTATTACGTTCCTTGGCTCGGACGAGGACATCGTCGAAACCGGACGTATCCAATCCAGAATGCAAAACTGGAACAACGGCGAACTGGTGCTGATCGACAAAGGACGCCATGAGGTAATGATGGAAACCCCATCAATCCGCAGTCAGGTTTTCGATCAAACAGCGGCACATTTCGACCGGTTTCACTGA